One window of Arvicola amphibius chromosome 6, mArvAmp1.2, whole genome shotgun sequence genomic DNA carries:
- the Pank4 gene encoding 4'-phosphopantetheine phosphatase, translated as MAERGASGGGSGGDSLDKSITLPPDEIFRNLENAKRFAIDIGGSLTKLAYYSTVQHKVAKVRSFDHPGKDVEQEHEPPYEISVQEEITARLHFIKFENTYMEACLDFIRDHLVNTETKVIQATGGGAYKFKDLIEEKLRLKVDKEDVMTCLIKGCNFVLKNIPHEAFMYQKDSDPEFRFQTNHPNIFPYLLVNIGSGVSIVKVETEDRFEWIGGSSIGGGTFWGLGALLTKTKKFDELLQLASRGRHANVDMLVQDIYGGAHQTLGLSGNLIASSFGKSATADREFSKEDMAKSLLHMISNDIGQLACLYAKLHGLDRVYFGGFFIRGHPVTMRTITYSINFFSKGEVQALFLRHEGYLGAIGAFLKGAEQDNPNQYSWGENYAASSGLMSTSPELCPTQRARSGTFDLLEMDRLERPLVNLPLLLDPSSYVPDTVDLTDDALARQYWLTCFEEALDGVVKRAVASQPESIDAAERAEKFRQKYWSKLQTLRHQPFAYGTLTVRSLLDTREHCLNEFNFPDPYSKVKQKENGLALKCFQSVTRSLDSLGWEERQLALVKGLLAGNVFDWGAKAVSDVLESDPQFGFEEAKRKLQERPWLVDSYTKWLQRLKGPPHKCALIFADNSGIDVILGVFPFVRELLCRGTEVILACNSGPALNDVTYSESLIVAERIAAMDPIVCSALREDRLLLVQTGSSSPCLDLSRLDKGLAVLVRERGADLVVIEGMGRAIHTNYHALLRCESLKLAVVKNAWLAERLGGQLFSVIFKYEVPTE; from the exons GTGGATCACTGACCAAGTTGGCATACTATTCTACTGTACAGCACAAGGTGGCCAAAGTGAGGTCTTTTGACCACCCAGGAAAG GACGTAGAACAAGAACATGAGCCACCCTATGAGATCTCAGTTCAGGAGGAGATCACAGCTCGCCTGCATTTCATCAAATTTGAGAATACCTACATGGAAGCTTGTCTGGACTTCATCAGAGACCACCTAGTCAACACTGAGACCAAGGTCATCCAGGCCACAGGGGGTGGGGCCTACAAGTTCAAGGACCTCATTGAGGAGAAGCTGCGCCTGAA GGTGGACAAGGAAGATGTCATGACCTGCTTGATTAAGGGGTGCAACTTCGTGCTGAAGAACATCCCACATGAGGCCTTCATGTACCAGAAAGATTCAGACCCAGAGTTCCGATTTCAGACAAACCACCCCAACATTTTCCCCTACCTCCTCGTCAACATTGGCTCTGGAGTCTCCATTGTGAAA GTGGAGACCGAGGACCGGTTTGAGTGGATTGGTGGAAGCTCCATTGGAGGAGGCACcttctgggggctgggggctcTGCTCACCAAAACAAAG AAGTTTGATGAGCTACTGCAGCTGGCCTCCAGAGGCCGGCATGCCAACGTTGACATGTTGGTACAGGACATCTATGGCGGGGCCCATCAGACCCTGGGGCTGAGCGGCAATCTCATCGCAAGCAGTTTTGGAAAGTCAGCCACTGCCGACAGAG AGTTCTCCAAAGAAGACATGGCCAAGAGCCTGCTGCACATGATCAGCAATGACATTGGACAGCTCGCCTGTCTCTACGCCAAGCTTCACGGCTTGGACAGGGTCTACTTTGGGGGCTTCTTCATCCGGGGCCACCCTGTGACCATGCGCACCATCACCTACAGCATTAACTTCTTCTCCAAG GGCGAAGTCCAGGCACTCTTCCTGAGACACGAAGGCTACCTGGGAGCCATCGGGGCGTTTTTAAAAGGAGCCGAGCAAGACA ATCCTAACCAGTACAGCTGGGGTGAGAACTACGCAGCCAGCTCCGGGCTGATGAGCACGTCGCCCGAGCTGTGCCCGACACAGCGGGCAAGGAGCGGCACA TTTGACCTGCTGGAGATGGACCGGCTAGAGAGGCCCCTGGTCAACCTGCCCCTCCTTCTGGACCCATCTTCCTATGTCCCTGACACCGTGGACCTCACCGACGATGCCCTGGCCCGCCAATACTGGCTTACCTGCTTTGAGGAGGCCTTGGATGGG GTGGTGAAGCGAGCtgtggccagccagccagagtcCATCGACGCAGCTGAGAGGGCGGAGAAGTTCCGGCAGAAGTATTGGAGCAAATTGCAGACACTGCGGCACCAGCCCTT TGCCTACGGGACACTGACTGTGCGCAGCCTGTTGGACACGAGAGAGCACTGCTTGAATGAGTTCAACTTCCCAGATCCCTACTCCAAG gtgaagcagaaagaaaatggcctaGCGCTAAAGTGCTTTCAGAGTGTGACACGCTCGCTGGACTCTCTAGGCTGGGAAGAGCGGCAGCTGGCCCTGGTGAAGGGGCTGTTAGCTGGGAATGTCTTCGACTGGGGAGCCAAGGCCGTGTCTGA TGTCCTTGAATCAGACCCCCAGTTTGGGtttgaagaagcaaagagaaaattgcAAG AACGGCCCTGGCTTGTGGATTCCTACACCAAGTGGCTCCAGAGGTTAAAG GGGCCCCCTCATAAATGTGCCTTAATTTTCGCAGATAACAGTGGGATAGACGTCATTCTGGGAGTCTTCCCCTTTGTCAGGGAGCTACTCTGTAGAGGGACAGAG GTCATCTTGGCATGCAACTCAGGCCCTGCCCTGAACGATGTCACCTACAGTGAGTCCCTCATTGTGGCAGAACGCATTGCGGCCATGGACCCCATCGTCTG CTCCGCACTCAGAGAAGACAGGCTGCTGCTGGTGCAGACCGGTTCCAGCTCCCCGTGCCTGGATCTCAG CCGCCTAGACAAGGGGCTGGCCGTGCTGGTGCGGGAGCGTGGTGCGGACCTGGTGGTCATCGAGGGAATGGGTCGTGCCATCCACACCAACTACCATGCATTGCTGCGCTGCGAGAGCCTCAAGCTGGCAGTGGTGAAGAACGCCTGGCTGGCAGAGCGGCTAGGGGGCCAGCTCTTCAGTGTCATCTTCAAATACGAGGTTCCCACCGAGTGA